One genomic segment of Microbacterium sp. ProA8 includes these proteins:
- a CDS encoding aldo/keto reductase, translated as MVIQLELNNGVTMPTLGLGVFQTPAAETADAVTTALRTGYRHIDTAASYGNERSVGEGIRASGIDRGEIFLESKIWVSDFGYDETLHAYDKAVGKLGVDVIDLLILHQPLASRFDRTIAAYQALEQLLADGRVRAIGVSNFQPQHLADLQAQTSVVPAVNQIELHPYSQQRVLQNLHAELGIVTQAWSPIGGITFYPGFGDDRRSTLDDEALQGIGAAHGKSAAQVMLRWHVQQGRSAIPKSVKPERIAENFDIFDFELTPEELSHIDGLDTGSSTYQPSTDADDRYLSFDIPEA; from the coding sequence ATGGTGATCCAACTCGAACTGAACAACGGAGTGACGATGCCGACCCTCGGCCTCGGTGTCTTCCAGACGCCGGCTGCCGAAACAGCTGACGCCGTGACGACCGCGCTCCGCACGGGCTACCGCCACATCGACACCGCGGCCTCCTACGGGAACGAGCGCAGCGTGGGCGAAGGCATCCGCGCATCCGGGATCGATCGTGGCGAGATCTTCCTGGAATCCAAAATCTGGGTCAGCGACTTCGGCTACGACGAGACCCTCCACGCTTATGACAAAGCCGTCGGCAAGCTCGGCGTCGATGTCATCGACCTGCTGATCCTGCACCAGCCGCTCGCGAGTCGGTTCGACCGGACCATCGCTGCCTATCAGGCGCTCGAGCAGCTGCTTGCTGACGGTCGAGTCCGTGCGATCGGGGTCTCCAACTTCCAGCCGCAGCACCTCGCCGACCTGCAGGCGCAGACGAGCGTGGTGCCGGCGGTGAACCAGATCGAGCTGCACCCGTACTCGCAGCAGCGCGTGCTTCAGAACCTGCACGCGGAACTGGGCATCGTGACGCAGGCATGGTCTCCGATCGGCGGCATCACGTTCTACCCCGGATTCGGGGACGACCGCCGGAGCACCTTGGACGACGAGGCGCTGCAGGGGATCGGTGCAGCCCACGGGAAGAGCGCGGCGCAGGTGATGCTGCGCTGGCACGTGCAGCAAGGCCGCTCGGCCATCCCCAAGTCCGTGAAGCCGGAGCGGATCGCGGAGAACTTCGACATCTTCGACTTCGAGCTCACGCCCGAAGAGCTATCCCACATCGACGGGCTCGACACGGGCAGCAGCACGTATCAGCCCTCCACCGACGCGGATGACCGGTACCTGTCCTTCGACATCCCCGAGGCGTGA
- a CDS encoding SDR family NAD(P)-dependent oxidoreductase, whose amino-acid sequence MSDSLGDRVVLVTGASSGIGRATALALARGGAKVAAGARRRDRLRSLADEAPGELVVLELDVADPESVNRAIAATVERFGRLDALVNNAGIMQNGMILGADTREWVSMVETNLLGSMYAVHAALPHLIEARGAIVQVSSTSGRIASLGSGAYSATKFGISAFTEALRQEVTGRGVRVTLIEPGFVSTELTSHITDPAMRATAAEIAQSMRTLAAEDIAQAVVYALSQPDHVAVNEILIRPTDQVR is encoded by the coding sequence ATGAGTGACAGCCTCGGCGATCGCGTCGTACTGGTGACCGGCGCGTCTTCGGGAATCGGGCGCGCCACCGCCCTGGCGCTCGCACGCGGCGGGGCGAAGGTCGCCGCAGGCGCGCGACGACGGGACCGACTCCGCTCTCTCGCCGACGAAGCGCCCGGTGAGCTGGTCGTACTCGAACTCGACGTCGCCGACCCCGAGTCCGTCAACCGGGCGATCGCGGCGACGGTAGAGAGGTTCGGGCGTCTGGACGCTCTCGTGAACAACGCGGGGATCATGCAGAACGGAATGATTCTGGGGGCGGATACGCGCGAGTGGGTCAGCATGGTCGAGACCAATCTGCTGGGCTCCATGTATGCGGTCCACGCAGCACTGCCTCATCTGATCGAAGCGCGGGGCGCGATCGTCCAGGTGTCTTCGACGTCCGGTCGCATCGCTTCACTCGGGAGCGGTGCGTATTCGGCGACCAAGTTCGGCATCTCGGCATTCACCGAGGCCCTGCGTCAAGAGGTCACGGGCCGCGGGGTGCGCGTCACGCTGATCGAACCCGGGTTCGTCTCCACCGAGCTCACCAGCCACATCACCGATCCGGCGATGCGGGCAACCGCGGCTGAGATCGCGCAGTCGATGCGGACGCTGGCCGCGGAGGATATCGCGCAGGCAGTGGTCTACGCGCTGAGCCAGCCCGACCATGTCGCGGTGAATGAGATCCTCATCCGCCCCACCGATCAGGTCCGCTGA
- a CDS encoding alpha/beta hydrolase: protein MFDHTLQPEAQAFADLTSAPPFLADLGVEGARKLLDDVQAAPVDKPDIEEEWLTVPAAVGDVRVRIVKPIGASGPLPAVLFVHGGGWVLGNAGTHDRLVREIATGVDAAVVFVEYDRSPEARHPVAIEQAYAVAQWITRDGAAKGLDAARLAIAGDSVGGNMAAVVAILAKRRGDVTFIHQSLYYPVTDSAMDTGSYREFAEGFHLRADAMAWFWDCYLPDAEARKDVTASPLQGSVDDLAGLPETFLIVDENDVLRDEGEAYGRKLIAAGVRTTLVRYDATIHDFMMLNPLRPSAATTAAVEQAVVILRKAFDPARAVLTPAKATALA from the coding sequence ATGTTCGACCACACTCTGCAGCCGGAGGCCCAGGCGTTCGCCGACCTCACCTCGGCCCCACCGTTCCTCGCCGATCTCGGCGTCGAAGGTGCTCGCAAACTCCTCGACGACGTGCAGGCTGCACCCGTCGACAAACCCGACATCGAGGAGGAGTGGCTTACCGTGCCGGCGGCCGTCGGCGATGTCCGTGTTCGCATCGTGAAGCCGATCGGTGCGAGCGGCCCGCTCCCGGCCGTGCTCTTCGTCCACGGGGGAGGCTGGGTCCTCGGCAACGCCGGCACTCACGACCGTCTCGTTCGCGAGATCGCGACGGGAGTGGACGCTGCCGTGGTGTTCGTCGAGTACGACCGGTCGCCCGAGGCGCGGCATCCCGTCGCCATCGAGCAGGCCTACGCCGTCGCGCAGTGGATCACGCGGGACGGCGCCGCGAAGGGGCTGGATGCCGCGCGCCTGGCCATCGCCGGAGATTCCGTCGGCGGCAACATGGCGGCCGTCGTCGCGATCCTCGCCAAGCGACGCGGGGATGTGACCTTCATCCACCAGTCGCTGTACTACCCCGTCACCGACTCCGCCATGGACACCGGCAGCTACCGCGAGTTCGCGGAGGGCTTCCACCTGCGCGCCGACGCGATGGCCTGGTTCTGGGACTGTTACCTTCCCGACGCCGAGGCGCGCAAGGACGTCACCGCCTCACCGCTGCAGGGTTCGGTCGACGATCTGGCCGGGTTGCCCGAGACCTTCCTCATCGTGGACGAGAACGACGTCCTCCGCGATGAGGGCGAAGCCTACGGACGCAAGCTCATCGCGGCGGGGGTGCGCACCACCCTTGTCCGCTATGACGCCACCATCCACGACTTCATGATGCTCAACCCGCTGCGCCCGTCGGCGGCAACCACCGCCGCGGTGGAGCAGGCCGTCGTCATCCTGCGCAAGGCCTTCGATCCCGCGCGGGCCGTTCTCACCCCGGCCAAGGCCACCGCCCTCGCCTGA
- a CDS encoding ATP-binding protein produces MDTEAAEEVSTVVPLLGRSHDAQLIRGLITAARNGTSGALILRGDPGIGKTTLLRSATQSISGATVLRVTGFHAESALPYAGLQRLGMPLQSLLGEIPRRQREALEVHPVSPTVRHRTATSWVSECSRCSQPPA; encoded by the coding sequence GTGGATACAGAGGCGGCCGAAGAGGTCTCTACGGTCGTCCCGCTTCTGGGAAGGTCCCATGATGCCCAGTTGATCCGGGGACTGATCACGGCTGCGCGCAATGGGACAAGCGGTGCCCTCATCCTTCGCGGCGACCCCGGTATCGGCAAGACGACTCTTCTCCGGAGTGCGACGCAGTCCATCAGCGGCGCCACGGTGCTTCGCGTGACGGGCTTTCATGCCGAGTCAGCACTGCCGTACGCAGGTTTGCAGCGACTGGGCATGCCCTTGCAGTCTCTGCTCGGTGAGATCCCGAGAAGGCAGCGTGAGGCGCTGGAAGTGCATCCGGTGTCGCCGACGGTCCGCCACCGGACCGCTACCTCGTGGGTCTCGGAGTGCTCTCGCTGCTCGCAGC
- a CDS encoding alpha/beta hydrolase → MTNQKPTIVLVHGAFAESASWNGVIARLHEHGVHAIAVANPLRSLASDAAYVRDVIASVDGPVVLVGHSYAGMIITQAAADSSNVVGLVYVNAFVPETGQSAFDLSTSAPGSTLGDTLAAYPVATGGNEFVIRPELFHDQFAADVPEDVTDIMAATQRPVTQAALSEALATDRPAWKHIPSWHVFGDQDRNIPVAVLRAGAARASSRGTTEIAGASHATSVSNPEAVAATIAEAGKAYVASSAQTAA, encoded by the coding sequence ATGACAAACCAGAAGCCCACCATCGTCCTCGTTCACGGCGCCTTCGCCGAGTCCGCGTCCTGGAACGGCGTCATCGCCCGCCTGCACGAGCACGGAGTCCACGCGATCGCGGTGGCCAACCCGCTGCGCAGCCTCGCGAGCGACGCCGCGTACGTCCGTGATGTCATCGCCTCGGTGGACGGGCCGGTCGTCCTCGTCGGCCACTCCTACGCCGGGATGATCATCACGCAGGCCGCCGCGGACAGCAGCAACGTCGTCGGCCTCGTGTATGTCAACGCCTTCGTGCCCGAGACCGGGCAGAGCGCGTTCGACCTCTCCACGAGCGCGCCCGGCAGCACGCTGGGCGACACGCTCGCGGCGTATCCCGTCGCGACGGGTGGCAACGAGTTCGTGATCCGTCCGGAGCTGTTCCACGACCAGTTCGCGGCGGATGTCCCTGAGGATGTCACCGACATCATGGCGGCGACGCAGCGCCCGGTGACCCAGGCTGCCCTGTCGGAAGCACTCGCCACTGACCGGCCGGCGTGGAAGCACATCCCGTCCTGGCATGTGTTCGGCGATCAGGACCGCAACATCCCCGTCGCCGTCCTCCGCGCCGGCGCAGCACGGGCCTCCTCCCGCGGCACCACCGAGATCGCCGGCGCCTCGCACGCGACATCGGTTTCGAACCCCGAAGCCGTGGCCGCCACCATCGCAGAAGCAGGCAAAGCCTACGTCGCGTCATCCGCGCAGACCGCCGCATAG
- a CDS encoding SDR family oxidoreductase yields the protein MTEIAVLIGTGSIGVAVGRRAAVGRKLFLADFNERAMADVASRLHDEGYDVTTQQIDIADHGSVASLADAAASLGDVTRVIVAAGVSPVQASTRRVLEVDLAGTAYVLEEFGRVIAPGGSGVVIASMAGHMGDGYSKDIEHALAYTPAADLLGLAALDPETVGDSGAAYTLAKRANALRVQAAAVEWGARGARVNCLSPGIISTPLAQDEMSGPNAAGYAAMIDTSAARRMGAPVEIGNIAAYLLGPEGAFITGADLLIDGGVIAAMRAGQLG from the coding sequence ATGACTGAAATCGCCGTCCTCATCGGCACCGGAAGCATCGGCGTCGCAGTCGGCCGCCGCGCCGCCGTGGGCCGCAAACTCTTCCTCGCGGATTTCAACGAACGGGCGATGGCAGACGTCGCCTCCCGGCTGCACGACGAAGGCTACGACGTCACCACTCAGCAGATCGATATCGCCGACCACGGCTCCGTCGCATCCCTCGCCGACGCCGCGGCGAGCCTCGGCGATGTCACCCGCGTGATCGTCGCGGCCGGCGTCTCGCCGGTCCAAGCCAGCACACGGCGCGTCCTGGAGGTCGACCTCGCCGGCACGGCCTACGTTCTCGAAGAGTTCGGTCGCGTGATCGCGCCCGGAGGGTCCGGTGTCGTGATCGCGAGCATGGCCGGGCACATGGGTGACGGCTACTCGAAAGACATCGAGCACGCTCTCGCCTACACTCCTGCCGCGGATCTCCTCGGCCTCGCGGCGCTCGACCCGGAAACGGTCGGAGATTCGGGTGCCGCGTACACCCTCGCCAAACGCGCCAACGCGCTTCGCGTGCAGGCAGCTGCCGTGGAGTGGGGTGCGCGCGGCGCTCGGGTGAATTGCCTCAGCCCCGGCATCATCTCCACGCCTCTGGCCCAGGACGAGATGTCCGGCCCGAATGCCGCCGGCTATGCCGCGATGATCGACACCTCCGCCGCACGACGGATGGGTGCCCCGGTCGAGATCGGGAACATCGCCGCCTACCTGCTCGGCCCCGAGGGTGCCTTCATCACGGGCGCGGACCTGCTCATCGACGGCGGGGTCATCGCGGCCATGCGCGCCGGTCAGCTCGGCTGA
- a CDS encoding DUF2255 family protein, producing MSTWTKQEIDTVARASEIRVAGRRQDGSARTLVTVWHVVVDGALYVRSVYGSEGQWYKGVIRHLEGFVSWGGRTHPVTYIPDRTRDPDIDDAYFAKYGRGAPSQHITSSVAKTTTLRIEPR from the coding sequence GTGAGTACCTGGACCAAGCAAGAAATCGACACGGTTGCTCGCGCGAGCGAGATCCGCGTCGCCGGTCGCCGCCAAGACGGTTCCGCCCGCACGCTCGTCACCGTATGGCACGTCGTGGTCGACGGCGCTCTGTACGTCCGTTCCGTGTACGGCTCCGAGGGCCAGTGGTACAAGGGCGTCATCCGCCATCTGGAGGGGTTCGTGTCCTGGGGCGGACGCACGCACCCTGTCACCTACATCCCCGACCGCACTCGTGACCCGGACATCGATGACGCCTACTTCGCGAAGTACGGCCGTGGTGCGCCATCCCAGCACATCACGAGTTCTGTCGCGAAGACCACGACGCTTCGCATCGAGCCGAGGTAG